ATAGGTAAAAAAGGTAAAAAAGAATTCATAAAGAAACCACACTTGAGTCTCAGATGTCTGGAGTTGAAAATGTTGTATTAGAAGGTGATAAAAAACCAGTTGCTGAGATAACTAATACGATTAATATCATGGTCAAGAGCAATGTAAAGTCTCTCCCTCTCTGTATTCTTTCGATTGATTGATCGCTGTTTTGAGTTATAACCGTGTgtcctttaaaaaaaattgatttttttcaaacGGGTGTACTTATTTACTTGGGTATGCATTGTAGGTTGATCAAACTGAAGTTTGGTTCAGAATAAGGCGCGATGCTCAGATGAGTAAGCTCATGAATGCTTACGGTGAGGCTAA
This window of the Papaver somniferum cultivar HN1 unplaced genomic scaffold, ASM357369v1 unplaced-scaffold_65, whole genome shotgun sequence genome carries:
- the LOC113343636 gene encoding small ubiquitin-related modifier 1-like → MSGVENVVLEGDKKPVAEITNTINIMVKSNVDQTEVWFRIRRDAQMSKLMNAYGEAKQLDMQTIRFLYDSTRIKPEHTPDELGIEDGAEIDAFLYQFGAGYGRNRQM